From Cannabis sativa cultivar Pink pepper isolate KNU-18-1 chromosome 8, ASM2916894v1, whole genome shotgun sequence, a single genomic window includes:
- the LOC115700956 gene encoding glutaredoxin-C7 — protein sequence MQYETESWVGSNNGYMDIDPVEHIERLASDNAVVIFSMSSCCMCHAIKRLFCGMGVNPTVHELDLHPTGSHLHSALLTLLGSSSALPVVFIGGKLVGAMDRVMASHINGTLVPLLKEAGALWL from the coding sequence ATGCAGTACGAAACAGAGTCATGGGTCGGGTCGAATAACGGTTACATGGATATTGACCCGGTTGAGCACATAGAGAGGTTAGCCTCAGACAACGCCGTGGTCATTTTCAGTATGAGCAGCTGTTGCATGTGCCACGCAATCAAGAGACTCTTCTGTGGTATGGGAGTAAACCCCACTGTACACGAGCTGGACCTTCACCCCACTGGATCCCACCTCCACTCTGCTCTACTCACTCTTCTCGGCTCTTCCTCCGCCCTTCCCGTCGTTTTCATCGGCGGAAAACTCGTCGGAGCAATGGACAGAGTCATGGCTTCTCATATCAATGGTACTCTTGTCCCTCTTCTGAAAGAGGCCGGAGCTCTTTGGCTTTGA